From one Syntrophorhabdus sp. genomic stretch:
- a CDS encoding TolC family protein yields MTGHVRQLLVVCSFLLFLVPGPGVCITLDEAIKNGLGESYVMKEQEEFVKRSRFSYISSIDPFLPQAQIGSSYIRTISPMTPISTYTGNLRDTTDSRDAFTFSGSISWRVFDGGERWAKRKGAFAVWEREKERFKSVREDVVYNIKSAFYLALGTKSIVGKRQEALQAAQKIHNLTRGRYEEGVAKKSELLQAEVRFLNARIDLQRARKEYEKSLESVRSLIIVPAPDPFDVEGALSAPSFTADQKSLNDRALAAKPEIITQQKEIDRLMRVYDEKRSAWYPKIDTTLQQTRQDSRFFPDGRTDAFMVSLSFPLFDGVGRYYNMQGAMSDVNAARQRLAETKRTTSLDIARAVKDYELSVADVKMYGELVREATSNFNQLYGEYMEGKGDILNLLQSEKDLASANESYVSSLAKARVSLAYLEKAAYLGDQGQ; encoded by the coding sequence TTGACAGGACATGTCCGGCAGTTGCTGGTCGTTTGTTCCTTCCTTCTTTTCCTCGTCCCCGGGCCGGGTGTCTGCATCACTCTCGACGAAGCGATAAAGAACGGTCTCGGAGAATCCTATGTCATGAAGGAACAGGAGGAGTTCGTCAAGAGATCGCGGTTCTCCTACATATCGTCCATAGATCCTTTTCTGCCGCAGGCCCAGATCGGGTCCTCCTACATACGGACCATATCTCCCATGACGCCGATAAGCACGTACACGGGCAACTTGAGGGACACCACCGATTCCCGTGACGCGTTCACGTTCAGCGGTTCCATCTCCTGGCGGGTCTTCGACGGCGGTGAGCGGTGGGCGAAGCGAAAGGGTGCGTTCGCGGTCTGGGAACGGGAGAAGGAACGTTTCAAGAGCGTCAGGGAAGACGTCGTATACAACATCAAGAGCGCGTTCTATCTCGCTCTCGGGACAAAGTCCATCGTCGGGAAGAGGCAGGAGGCGCTGCAGGCCGCGCAGAAGATACACAACCTCACCCGCGGGAGATACGAAGAAGGGGTCGCGAAGAAAAGCGAGCTGCTGCAGGCGGAGGTCCGCTTCCTCAACGCCAGGATCGATCTGCAGAGGGCCAGGAAGGAGTATGAAAAATCGCTGGAATCGGTGAGGTCGCTCATCATCGTCCCGGCGCCGGACCCCTTCGATGTCGAGGGCGCGCTTTCGGCCCCTTCCTTCACGGCCGATCAGAAGAGCCTGAACGACAGGGCCCTTGCGGCAAAACCGGAGATCATAACGCAGCAAAAGGAAATAGACAGGCTGATGAGGGTGTACGACGAGAAAAGGAGCGCCTGGTATCCCAAAATAGACACGACCCTTCAGCAGACCAGGCAGGACAGCCGGTTCTTCCCTGACGGCAGGACGGACGCCTTCATGGTCAGTCTTTCCTTTCCCCTCTTTGACGGGGTCGGCCGGTACTACAACATGCAGGGGGCCATGAGCGACGTCAATGCGGCCCGCCAGAGATTGGCCGAGACCAAAAGGACGACCAGCCTCGACATCGCGAGGGCGGTCAAGGACTACGAACTGAGCGTCGCGGATGTGAAGATGTACGGGGAACTCGTCCGTGAGGCGACCTCGAACTTCAACCAGCTTTACGGCGAGTACATGGAAGGGAAAGGCGACATACTGAACCTTCTCCAGAGCGAGAAGGACCTTGCTTCGGCCAACGAGAGCTACGTCAGCTCCCTGGCGAAGGCCCGGGTTTCGCTGGCCTACCTCGAAAAAGCGGCCTACCTCGGGGACCAGGGACAATGA